Proteins from a genomic interval of Nerophis lumbriciformis linkage group LG01, RoL_Nlum_v2.1, whole genome shotgun sequence:
- the nppal gene encoding natriuretic peptide A-like: MKLTLSLCCFHLLLLLNYVRGKPLSDLRGTSSSSFGPLFSFPPQSLKQILEEMKGLPHGSSEETLDGEKSERGDPDWRPGDFSDPGNSALEAKTHVFSRLFKDLFRTSKGSWGRYKKGGLRSCFGVRLDRIGSFSGLGC, translated from the coding sequence ATGAAGCTGACTCTGTCTCTCTGCTGCTTCCATCTGCTTCTGCTCCTCAATTATGTCCGAGGAAAACCCCTCTCCGACTTACGGGGGACTTCTTCCTCCTCATTTGGACCACTCTTTTCTTTCCCCCCGCAGAGCTTGAAGCAGATTTTGGAAGAGATGAAGGGCTTACCTCATGGCTCCTCGGAGGAGACGCTGGACGGAGAGAAGTCGGAGCGTGGAGATCCAGACTGGCGTCCCGGAGACTTCTCGGACCCCGGCAACTCGGCACTGGAGGCTAAGACCCACGTCTTCTCCCGTCTCTTCAAAGACCTGTTCCGCACCTCCAAGGGCTCCTGGGGCCGCTACAAGAAAGGCGGGCTGAGGAGCTGCTTTGGCGTCCGATTGGACCGGATCGGATCTTTCAGCGGGCTGGGATGCTGA